The sequence aatcacctgagaataaacatgcttaaaacgtcaacaaaaatgttggtgagttttaggtttaacctatatatatcaaatcataataatagaccacaagatttcataattcaatacacatcccatacatagagataaaaatcattcatatggtgaacacctggtaaccgacattaacaagatgcatatataagaatatccccatcattccgggacacccttcgtatatgatataaattttgaagtactaaagcatccggtactttggatggggtttgttaggcccaatagatctatctttaggattcgcgtcaattagggtgtctgttccctaattcttagattaccagacttaataaaaaggggcatattcgatttcgataattcaaccatagaatgtagtttcacgtacttgtgtctattttgtaaatcatttataaaacctgcatgtattctcatcccaaaaatattagattttaaaagtgggactataactcactttcacagatttttacttcgtcggaaagtaagacttggccactggttgaatcacgaacctataacaatatatacatatatatcaaagtatgttcaaaatatatttacaacacttttaatatattttgatgttttaagcttattaagtctgctgtcctcgttagtaacctacaactagttgtccacagttagatgtacagaaataaatcgataaatattatcttgaatcaatccacgacccagtgtatatgtatctcagtattgatcacaactcaaactatatatatattttggaatcaacctcaaccctgtatagctaactccaacattcacatatagagtgtctatagttgtttcgaaatatatatagatgtgtcgacatgataggtcgaaacattgtatacgtgtctatggtatctcaagattacataatatacaatacaagttgattaagttatggttggaatagatttgttaccaattttcaagtagctaaaatgagaaaaattatccaatcttgttttacccataacttcttcattttaaatccgttttgagtgaatcaaattgctatggtttcatattgaattctattttatgaatctaaacagaaaaagtataggtttatagtcgaaaaaataagttacaagtcgtttttgtaaaggtagtcatttcagtcgaaagaacgacgtctagatgaccattttggaaaacatacttccactttgagtttaaccataatttttggatatagtttcatgttcataataaaaatcattttctcagaataacaacttttaaatcaaagtttatcatagtttttaattaactaacccaaaacagcccgcggtgttactacgacggcgtaaatccggttttacggtgtttttcgtgtttccatgttttaaatcattaagttagcatatcatatagatatagaacatgtgtttagttgattttaaaagtcaagttagaaggattaacttttgtttgcgaacaagtttagaattaactaaactatgttctagtgattacaagtttaaaccttcgaataagatagctttatatgtatgaatcgaatgatgttatgaacatcattactaccttaagttccttggataaacctactagaaaatagaaaaatggatctagcttcaacggatccttggatggctcgaagttcttgaagcagaatcatgacacgaaaacaagttcaagtaagatcatcacttgaaataatattgttatagttatagaaattgaaccaaagtttgaatatgattattaccttgtattagaatgataacctactgtaagaaacaaatatttcttgaggttggatgatcaccttacaagattgaaagtgagctagcaaacttgaaagtattcttgattttatgtaactagaacttgtagaatatatgaagaacacttagaacttgaagatagaacttgagagagaaaaattagatgaataaaattgaataattaaagtgtttgtaggtgtttttggtcgttggtgtatggattagatataaaggatatgtaattttgttttcatgtaaataagtcatgaatgattactcatatttttgtaattttatgagatatttcatgctagttgccaaatgatggttcccacatgtgttaggtgactcacatgggctgctaagagctgatcattggagtgtatataccaatagtacatacatctaaaagctgtgtattgtacgagtacgaatacgggtgcatacgagtagaattgttgatgaaactgaacgaggatgtaattgtaagaatttttgttaagtagaagtattttgataagtgtattgaagtctttcaaaagtgtataaatacatattaaaacactacatgtatatacattttaactgagtcgttaagtcatcgttagtcgttacatgtaagtgttgttttgaaacctttaggttaacgatcttgttaaatgttgttaatccaatgtttataatatcaaatgagattttaaattattatattatcatgatattatcatgtatgaatatctcttaatatgatatatatacattaaatgtctttacaacgataatcgttacatatatgtctcgtttaaaaatcattaagttagtagtcttgtttttacatatgtagttcattgttaatatacttaatgatatgtttacttatcatagtatcatgttaactatatatatatccatatatatgtcatcatatagtttttacaagttttaacgttcgtgaatcaccggtcaacttgggtggtcaattgtctatatgaaacatatttcaattaatcaagtcttaacaagtttgattgcttaacatgttggaaacatttaatcatgtaaatatcaatctcaattaatatatataaacatggaaaagttcgggtcactacattatagaTCTCAGGCAACTCAGCAAGAAATTTTACTAGTGAAGAACAAACAGAGCTCAAAGTATCATGGCCTCCCATCAACAACCCTTGGATCTTGTCAGCAATAAGTTCATATTTCCCTGGGAACTCGCCATTTTCCTCGTTAAGAAGAATCATATGTGACAATATGTCTTGGGTTGGTGTTGCTTTCCCTTCATCTAAATCAATTTCCCTTTGTTTTGCTATGACTACAAGTTCTTTTCGTATAACCTTGACTGCATTGATTGCTTTTCTATACGGTGTCATAGGTAAATCAATTGGCATTGAAAAAAGCCCTGTAATGATGTTCTCAAATGAGCCGGATAAATATCCGATCAGTTCAGGATCATCAATACTAAGAAAGATCTTGCATGCAAGTCCAAAAGCAAAGGTTTTTGCTAGTTCATATGCCATAATTTCTTTCTTCCCATTCCATTCAGTTTCAAAATATCGTTGCGTAACATTATCCATAATGGGGACAAATTGTTGCAATGCTTTCTTCTTAAGAGTGTTGACAAGGAATTTTCGAAACTTAGTATTTTCTGCCTTATAAGTATCCGGGGAAGCTGGAAAGATTTTGAGTACCGAAGCTGGTAACCAAGCTTGCATATTCTTGTTCTCATTTGAGAAAACGAACTTATTACCTTGAGAACCACATAGAACCGCAACGTCCTCTAACAGTAGAGAAGTTCTAAAAACTATAGATGAAAATATAGACATGCGATCGTATATGAACtttttgttggaggttttattgaaatttcgtgtagggtaaaataatcgatagccggataaatcactgaatcgtggtatcacttttcgaaagtaattattcgacccttattgcctgggttacacgaatatcactttgggataagacagagattagttcttgttattggcagtaaacaagaactcttttgcataagagtattaaggtgttttttttgtatatattttttctcatgaatgatagtccttatttatagacacccaaaaacaagtattattctacgatggagatgtttcactaacta comes from Rutidosis leptorrhynchoides isolate AG116_Rl617_1_P2 chromosome 4, CSIRO_AGI_Rlap_v1, whole genome shotgun sequence and encodes:
- the LOC139904049 gene encoding beta-amyrin 28-monooxygenase-like → MDILYTSASLLSLVLVIYFYIHFFVYRSKPFNDQKLLPRGNKGWPVIGENYEFLAAGWKGHPEKCWKFSFIYDRMSIFSSIVFRTSLLLEDVAVLCGSQGNKFVFSNENKNMQAWLPASVLKIFPASPDTYKAENTKFRKFLVNTLKKKALQQFVPIMDNVTQRYFETEWNGKKEIMAYELAKTFAFGLACKIFLSIDDPELIGYLSGSFENIITGLFSMPIDLPMTPYRKAINAVKVIRKELVVIAKQREIDLDEGKATPTQDILSHMILLNEENGEFPGKYELIADKIQGLLMGGHDTLSSVCSSLVKFLAELPEIYNGIYVEQIEIAKSKAPGEPLVLNDLSKMKYSWKVACEVLRLSPMGQGYRQVITDIMYNGYHIPKGWKIYWTAASTHKNPEYFPEPEKFDPSRFEGNGPEPYTFVPFGGGAHLCPGKEYARLAILVFMHHLVTKFKWEKTFADEQIVYNPMPKPDKGLPIRIYPHIS